The stretch of DNA TCGGGTGGTGCATATAATAAAGCATAGTAACGACAAGCGCCCAACAACAAATACCATTTTTTTCAGGTTAAATTGACACGGGGATGGCGTAAAAGATATAATTATTAAGGTTTAATTAATTGTTTATCGCTTCAGGAGGTAGTTGCTTTAATGACACGGTTATTCGGCACCGATGGCGTGCGTGGCGTTGCCAACAAGGATCTCACCCCGGAGCTGGCTTATAAGCTGGGCCGGGCCGGGGCATATGCTCTGGCGAATGGCCAGGGGCCGGGCCGGCTGGTGGTGGGGCGGGATACCCGGGTGTCCGGGGACATGCTGGAAGCCGCACTGTCCGCCGGTATCTGCTCCACCGGGGTGGATGTATTAACAGTGGGTGTTATCCCCACACCCGCTATAGCATTGCTGACCAGGGAGCTGGACGCCGCCGGGGGAGTGGTGATATCAGCCTCGCACAACCCTGTGGAGGACAACGGCATTAAATTCTTCGGACCCAGCGGCTATAAACTAACCGATGAGAAGGAGCAGCGGATTGAGCAACTGCTTTCGGACGGCGATGCCGGGTTACCCTCGCCGGTGGGGGCGGGCGTAGGCCGGATACACCGGGTGACCGATGCCGATGACCGTTACGTTGCTTTCCTCAAGGGAACCATTCCCGGCGATTTCAGCGGGCTTAAAATTGTGGTGGACTGTGCCAACGGCGCGGCCTACTGGGTGGCCCCCCGGGTGCTGGCAGAGCTGGGTGCCGAGGTGATAGCTGTTTTTAACACCCCGGACGGGGTAAATATAAACGACGGGTGCGGCTCCACCCACCCGGAAAAACTTCGTGAGGCGGTTTTGCAGCACGGTGCCGACCTGGGCCTGGCCCATGACGGGGATGCCGACCGGTTGATTGCCGTGGATCACCTGGGCAACCTGGTGGATGGCGACCAGATTATGGTTATTTGCGCCCGGCACTTGAAGGCCCAAAGCCAGCTGCCCAAAAACACCGTGGTGGTTACGGTGATGAGCAATCTGGGCCTGCACCTGGCTATGCGGGAAGCGGGCATTGAGGTGCTGCAGACCAAGGTGGGAGACCGTTACGTGCTGGAAGAACTGCTGCACAGCGGAGCGGTTTTCGGCGGCGAACAGTCCGGGCATATACTGTTTCTGGAACACAGCCCCACTGGTGACGGGCTGCTCACCGCACTGCAACTGCTGGCGGTGGTAAAAGCCACCGGGCGCAGCCTGGCTGAGCTGGCAAGGCAGATGGAGCGCCTGCCGCAGCTGTTGGAGAATGTCCGGGTAGCGGATAAACACCAGGTAATGACCAGCCCGGTGCTGGAGCAGAGCATTGCAGCCATGGAAAAGAGCCTGGCCGGCCAGGGGCGGATACTGGTACGCCCCTCGGGCACCGAGTCGCTGGTGCGGGTAATGGCTGAGGGCCGCGACATGGAACAGCTGCAGGCCATTGTGGGTGAACTGGTGGATGTGGTTAATGGACTTTAATGAATGCAGCCCCGGTGGCTTTAGCGTTTTAGCTTAGCTGGTGCTGTTATAATTCTATAACTGTATACAGGGAACCTTAATGCCTGCTTATGCGTCAACAATATAACAAAGCATTATGTTGGTAATTGGCTGTTAAATTCGGTTTATCCATTTTCTTTGTGACAATTAAATTCAGGCGCATTATAAACACTCATGTTGCTCTTCTAACGCGGTACCAGCATAAAAATGAAAATTGTTTTCAGGATAGACTATACTGAAAGGTGGTGATGGTTTATTAATACGTTGCTATAAGGCAAGGGTAAGGAGATGTACAATTGCATGGTAAGCGCCAGAACCCGGTTTACCCGGGTTGACGAGGAGGGAGTTATCGAAAATTTCGGCGGGTGCTCCCCGGTCGAGTCACGACCGTCAAAGGTACTACAAATCCTGTGGGTAACTACAGGGACAAAGCGTACCGGGTGACTGGGCAAAGGCATAAAT from Desulfoscipio gibsoniae DSM 7213 encodes:
- the glmM gene encoding phosphoglucosamine mutase, whose translation is MTRLFGTDGVRGVANKDLTPELAYKLGRAGAYALANGQGPGRLVVGRDTRVSGDMLEAALSAGICSTGVDVLTVGVIPTPAIALLTRELDAAGGVVISASHNPVEDNGIKFFGPSGYKLTDEKEQRIEQLLSDGDAGLPSPVGAGVGRIHRVTDADDRYVAFLKGTIPGDFSGLKIVVDCANGAAYWVAPRVLAELGAEVIAVFNTPDGVNINDGCGSTHPEKLREAVLQHGADLGLAHDGDADRLIAVDHLGNLVDGDQIMVICARHLKAQSQLPKNTVVVTVMSNLGLHLAMREAGIEVLQTKVGDRYVLEELLHSGAVFGGEQSGHILFLEHSPTGDGLLTALQLLAVVKATGRSLAELARQMERLPQLLENVRVADKHQVMTSPVLEQSIAAMEKSLAGQGRILVRPSGTESLVRVMAEGRDMEQLQAIVGELVDVVNGL